A region of Acidobacteriota bacterium DNA encodes the following proteins:
- a CDS encoding NAD-dependent deacylase, with the protein MGAGERSSLAVLTGAGISAESGIATFRGSGGLWNHAPIEEVATPQGFARDPRRVWEFYEARRRQASSCRPNPGHLGLARLEAALGPDRFTLITQNVDGLHRAAGSRNVLEIHGSLWRIRCVGCGKEREDRTVPFAFLPPRCACGSLLRPAVVWFGEYLPEDVFGKAVAAAEASALFLVVGTSAQVEPAASLARIASRSGAAVWEVNPEETPLTALSDRSWRSGAGAVMDEVAEAALRFLAH; encoded by the coding sequence ATGGGCGCGGGTGAGCGGTCGTCTCTGGCCGTGCTGACGGGGGCCGGAATCTCCGCTGAAAGCGGGATCGCCACCTTTCGCGGCTCGGGGGGCCTGTGGAACCATGCCCCCATCGAGGAAGTGGCCACGCCCCAGGGGTTTGCGAGGGACCCCCGGCGCGTGTGGGAGTTCTACGAAGCCCGCCGCCGGCAGGCCTCCTCGTGCCGACCCAATCCCGGCCACCTTGGACTCGCCAGGCTTGAAGCCGCCCTCGGACCGGATCGCTTCACCCTGATCACCCAGAACGTGGACGGACTTCACCGCGCGGCCGGGTCCCGGAACGTGCTCGAAATCCACGGAAGCCTGTGGCGCATTCGGTGCGTGGGCTGCGGCAAAGAGCGGGAGGACCGCACCGTTCCCTTCGCCTTCCTTCCGCCCCGTTGCGCCTGCGGCTCCCTCCTGAGGCCGGCCGTGGTCTGGTTCGGGGAGTACCTTCCGGAGGATGTCTTCGGAAAGGCCGTGGCGGCCGCCGAAGCCTCCGCCCTCTTCCTCGTGGTGGGCACCTCCGCCCAGGTCGAGCCCGCGGCCAGCCTCGCCCGCATCGCGTCCCGCTCTGGAGCCGCCGTGTGGGAAGTGAACCCCGAGGAAACCCCTCTCACGGCCCTCAGCGACCGATCCTGGCGTTCAGGTGCCGGCGCCGTCATGGACGAGGTGGCGGAGGCCGCCCTCCGGTTCCTGGCCCACTGA
- a CDS encoding transglutaminase domain-containing protein, translating into MSGCRRARAAWIAVLVFMTLATAAAEKVPGTVVAEFSTDLKTPMGLTWDGDRLWLADLESATLSAVNPSTGRIERTLEAPGYQPMGLAWDGKVLWVVDGAEKTAYAVDPASGLTVRSLPLDTDAPEGIGWDGAALWTLDARGSGLVRVDRNDGTTFRSFPCPTCGPGRRGQGIGLAFDGRCLFVSDRTTDAIYRVDPGTGAVLDQFPSPGPYPTGLAWDGAHLWCADFETRKLYRLSVDRRAPYVRRSPKKESVVYREAWRNFGPGTVKTLDVYIAVPQDLPNQTLLAPPRFTPEPHGFVTDRWGQRCAHWRFRDVGPGQEVRASMEVLAELYQVRWFVDPERVGSLSEIPEEIRRTYTQNNSKLVLDDPVIRRAVEEALGGEKNPFWMAWKINRHIQEKMHYELVGGWNVAPTVLSRGSGSCSEYTFVMLAMCHAAGLPARYAGSVVIRGDDASRDDVFHRWVEVYLPNYGWFPVDPSGGDSPVPAESAAFFGGLDNRFLITTLGAGDSETLGWDYNSNAAWTAMGRVKVQQWKDGLWSPSGKKSEPRPVGTPGGLSCEPGTGD; encoded by the coding sequence ATGAGCGGATGCAGAAGAGCTCGAGCGGCGTGGATCGCGGTTCTGGTATTCATGACCCTGGCGACGGCGGCGGCGGAAAAGGTCCCCGGGACGGTGGTCGCGGAATTCTCCACGGATCTCAAGACCCCCATGGGTTTGACCTGGGACGGCGACCGCCTCTGGCTGGCGGACCTCGAGTCGGCCACCTTGAGCGCCGTGAATCCATCGACGGGCCGCATCGAACGGACGCTCGAAGCCCCCGGATACCAACCGATGGGGCTCGCGTGGGACGGAAAGGTCCTGTGGGTCGTGGACGGAGCCGAAAAGACGGCCTACGCGGTCGACCCGGCCTCGGGCCTGACGGTCCGCTCCCTCCCGCTGGACACGGACGCCCCCGAGGGAATCGGCTGGGACGGGGCCGCCCTGTGGACGCTCGATGCCCGGGGAAGCGGGCTCGTTCGAGTCGATCGGAACGACGGAACCACCTTCCGCTCCTTTCCCTGCCCGACCTGCGGTCCCGGGCGACGGGGCCAGGGGATCGGCCTGGCCTTCGACGGCCGGTGCCTCTTCGTGAGCGATCGGACGACCGACGCGATCTATCGCGTGGATCCCGGGACCGGAGCCGTCCTGGATCAGTTCCCGTCGCCCGGTCCGTACCCGACGGGGTTGGCCTGGGACGGCGCCCACCTTTGGTGCGCCGATTTTGAAACCCGCAAACTGTACCGTCTTTCGGTGGACCGCCGGGCCCCCTACGTGCGGCGCTCGCCCAAGAAGGAATCGGTGGTGTACCGCGAGGCCTGGCGCAATTTCGGCCCCGGCACCGTGAAGACCCTCGACGTGTACATCGCCGTGCCGCAGGACCTTCCCAATCAGACGCTCCTCGCCCCCCCCCGCTTCACCCCGGAGCCCCACGGGTTCGTCACGGACCGGTGGGGGCAGCGGTGCGCCCACTGGCGCTTTCGGGACGTGGGGCCGGGCCAGGAGGTGAGGGCCTCCATGGAGGTGCTGGCCGAACTCTATCAGGTCCGGTGGTTCGTGGACCCGGAAAGGGTCGGCTCCCTCTCCGAGATTCCCGAGGAGATCCGCCGGACCTACACCCAGAACAACAGCAAGCTCGTCCTGGACGATCCCGTCATCCGGCGGGCCGTCGAGGAGGCCCTCGGAGGCGAGAAGAACCCCTTTTGGATGGCCTGGAAGATCAACCGGCACATTCAGGAGAAGATGCACTACGAGCTCGTGGGGGGGTGGAACGTGGCGCCCACGGTTCTTTCCCGCGGGTCCGGATCGTGCTCGGAGTACACCTTCGTCATGCTCGCCATGTGCCACGCCGCGGGGCTCCCCGCCCGGTACGCGGGGTCCGTCGTGATCCGGGGGGACGATGCGAGCCGGGACGACGTCTTCCACCGTTGGGTCGAGGTGTACCTGCCGAACTACGGGTGGTTTCCCGTAGATCCTTCGGGGGGCGACAGCCCCGTTCCGGCCGAGTCCGCCGCCTTTTTCGGCGGCCTCGACAACCGTTTCCTCATCACCACCCTGGGGGCGGGCGACAGCGAGACCCTGGGCTGGGACTACAACAGCAACGCCGCCTGGACGGCTATGGGACGGGTCAAGGTCCAGCAATGGAAGGACGGCCTGTGGAGCCCCTCGGGAAAGAAGAGCGAACCCCGGCCCGTGGGAACGCCCGGCGGCCTCAGTTGCGAACCGGGCACGGGGGACTGA
- a CDS encoding aldehyde dehydrogenase family protein: MAKKPPVYKNYINGEWVASRTGKTFANVNPANTDDVIGLFQDSDERDVNAAVAAAKAAFLKWRLVPAPKRAELVMKLGLWLKENKERLARDATREMGKILAETRGDVQEGIDCSLFWSGEGRRMYGETTPSELPNKFAMSVRQPIGVCALITPWNFPMAIPTWKMMPALVCGNTVVIKPATLTPLTVWNLVQGAEEVGFPKGVINYVTGSGRRVGNPLCEHPDVSLVSFTGSTEVGRQINLSCAKDFKRVGLEMGGKNAVIVMDDANLELAVDGVLWGAFGTTGQRCTATSRCLVQRGVYKKFLDALVKRAKALRVGDGLDETTQMGPAVDEGQLKTDLAYVAIGKKEGAKLLCGGNRLTGKKYEKGFFLEPTIFADVKPTMRLFREEIFGPVLSVVPFKTFEEAVALQNDCLYGLSGSIYTQDVNRAFAAMRDVHTGLFYVNAPTIGAENHLPFGGVKQTGNGHREGGKEALDLFSEWKAIYVDFSGTLQRAQIDTDEIVKVQ; the protein is encoded by the coding sequence ATGGCCAAGAAGCCCCCCGTTTACAAGAACTACATCAACGGCGAGTGGGTCGCCAGCCGCACCGGCAAGACCTTCGCCAACGTGAATCCCGCGAACACCGACGACGTGATCGGGCTCTTTCAGGACAGCGACGAGCGCGACGTGAACGCCGCCGTGGCGGCGGCCAAGGCGGCCTTTCTCAAGTGGCGCCTGGTCCCCGCCCCGAAGCGCGCCGAACTCGTCATGAAGCTCGGCCTCTGGCTGAAGGAGAACAAGGAGCGCCTGGCCCGCGACGCCACCCGCGAGATGGGCAAGATCCTCGCCGAGACGCGCGGAGACGTGCAGGAGGGCATCGACTGCTCGCTCTTCTGGTCCGGTGAAGGCCGCCGCATGTACGGCGAGACGACGCCCTCCGAACTCCCCAACAAGTTCGCCATGAGCGTCCGCCAGCCCATCGGCGTTTGCGCCCTCATCACGCCCTGGAACTTTCCCATGGCCATCCCCACGTGGAAGATGATGCCCGCGCTCGTGTGCGGAAACACCGTGGTCATCAAGCCCGCCACCCTCACTCCCCTCACCGTCTGGAACCTGGTCCAGGGCGCCGAGGAGGTGGGCTTCCCCAAGGGCGTCATCAATTACGTCACGGGTTCGGGCCGCAGGGTGGGCAACCCCCTCTGCGAACACCCCGACGTGTCTCTCGTGTCCTTCACGGGCTCCACCGAGGTGGGGCGCCAGATCAACCTCTCCTGCGCCAAGGACTTCAAGCGTGTGGGGCTGGAGATGGGCGGCAAGAACGCCGTCATCGTCATGGACGACGCGAACCTCGAACTCGCCGTGGACGGCGTCCTGTGGGGCGCCTTCGGCACGACCGGACAGAGGTGCACAGCCACCAGCCGGTGCCTGGTTCAGCGCGGGGTCTACAAGAAGTTTCTCGACGCCCTCGTAAAGCGGGCCAAGGCCCTCAGGGTGGGCGACGGGCTCGACGAGACCACCCAGATGGGCCCCGCGGTGGACGAGGGCCAGCTCAAGACGGACCTCGCCTACGTGGCCATCGGGAAGAAGGAGGGCGCCAAGCTTCTCTGCGGCGGCAACCGACTGACCGGAAAGAAGTACGAAAAGGGCTTCTTCCTGGAGCCCACGATCTTCGCCGACGTGAAACCCACCATGCGCCTCTTCCGCGAGGAAATTTTCGGGCCCGTTCTTTCGGTGGTCCCGTTCAAGACCTTCGAGGAGGCCGTCGCGCTTCAGAACGACTGCCTGTACGGCCTCTCGGGTTCCATTTACACCCAGGACGTGAACCGGGCCTTCGCCGCCATGCGGGACGTGCACACGGGCCTCTTCTACGTGAATGCCCCCACGATCGGCGCCGAGAACCACCTGCCCTTCGGCGGCGTCAAGCAGACCGGAAACGGCCACCGCGAGGGAGGGAAGGAAGCCCTGGACCTGTTCTCCGAGTGGAAGGCGATCTACGTGGATTTCTCCGGAACCCTCCAGCGGGCCCAGATCGACACCGACGAGATCGTCAAGGTCCAGTAG